One segment of Rhodospirillaceae bacterium DNA contains the following:
- a CDS encoding EF-hand domain-containing protein, which translates to MNSFLRYSCIATFTSILMGTSAMAQKPEQNPGHTPPSGQTMFNYLDKNGDGTISREEFDKARQERQNRQQQSGGQHRELGDNRTPYQAQGNHQQGDGHHHEQRQRWINVMYDRADRNQDGVVSKGEFLIRAEKLFERLDKNEDGLLQKNELKHSKNQ; encoded by the coding sequence ATGAATTCTTTCCTACGGTATTCTTGCATTGCCACATTCACGTCGATTCTGATGGGAACGAGTGCCATGGCCCAAAAGCCCGAACAAAACCCGGGCCATACCCCGCCAAGCGGCCAGACGATGTTTAATTATTTGGATAAAAACGGCGATGGCACTATCAGCCGGGAAGAATTTGACAAAGCCCGTCAAGAACGCCAAAACCGTCAGCAACAAAGTGGCGGACAGCACCGCGAGCTTGGTGATAACCGCACCCCTTACCAAGCACAAGGCAACCACCAACAGGGGGATGGTCACCATCATGAGCAGCGCCAGCGTTGGATAAACGTGATGTATGACCGGGCTGATCGCAACCAAGATGGCGTGGTTAGCAAGGGGGAATTTTTGATCCGGGCAGAAAAATTGTTTGAGCGTCTGGATAAGAATGAGGATGGGTTATTGCAGAAAAATGAATTGAAGCACTCAAAAAATCAATAA
- a CDS encoding head-tail connector protein, with product MAVPEQRALELIRRQEQLAAERMPLEQHWQEIAELVNPMRADFTLGNGVFPRQAGEKRLQKQYDGTASLAAEQLAAGLWGMITNSANEWFSLQAQDPALNQEFTARRWLDNASRRMRDAFSAHGGRFYSRVMDLYADLVSFGTGIFYVEEAVGQNAVHYSCRPLMECFIAENDWGDIDTVIRKFSWTARQALQRWGKTCGEKIMKAAEKEPDRKFTFLHGVMPREDIDRQRFDAKGKNWASFYVNLEEKILLAEGGFHEFPYMVPRWSTRSRGVYGDSPAMLALPDVKMLNTMSKTMIVGAQKAVDPPLLATDENAVRGIRTSPGGIIYGGLDANGRRLYEPLLTGGNLNLGLEIEEQRRGAIREAFFHSLMLLVQQPNQTATEVLVRQEEKLRLMGPHLGRLQCEFLDPLISRQFNMMVRAGAFPPSPPVMQDLLKLRVEYVSPLARAQKSSEGTAILRAVEALSPLAQLDPTIMDNIDADAYARAILDAFGAPARILRDPQAVEELRASRGQQQSMQSMLAAAKPMAGAMRDLSQAGLPVKEVADQLDMAMAEPPDQEMPMPVS from the coding sequence ATGGCAGTTCCCGAACAGCGCGCCTTGGAACTTATCCGGCGGCAAGAACAACTGGCGGCCGAAAGGATGCCGCTTGAACAACATTGGCAGGAAATTGCCGAATTGGTTAACCCGATGCGGGCCGATTTTACCCTGGGCAATGGGGTTTTTCCGCGTCAGGCGGGGGAAAAACGCCTGCAAAAACAATATGACGGCACGGCTTCCTTAGCAGCCGAGCAATTGGCGGCAGGCCTGTGGGGCATGATTACCAATTCCGCCAATGAATGGTTCAGCCTGCAAGCGCAAGATCCGGCGCTTAATCAGGAATTCACAGCACGCCGTTGGCTGGATAATGCCAGTCGCCGCATGCGTGATGCCTTTTCAGCCCATGGCGGCCGTTTTTATAGCCGTGTCATGGATTTATACGCTGATTTGGTGTCTTTCGGCACCGGTATTTTTTATGTGGAGGAGGCGGTTGGGCAAAACGCCGTCCATTATTCCTGCCGCCCCTTGATGGAATGTTTTATTGCCGAAAATGATTGGGGCGATATCGATACCGTCATCCGCAAATTTTCCTGGACGGCCCGGCAAGCCTTGCAACGTTGGGGAAAAACCTGCGGCGAGAAAATCATGAAAGCGGCTGAAAAAGAGCCAGACCGTAAATTCACCTTCCTGCATGGCGTGATGCCACGGGAGGATATTGACCGGCAGCGCTTCGATGCCAAAGGTAAGAACTGGGCCAGTTTCTACGTGAATTTGGAGGAAAAGATTTTACTGGCGGAGGGGGGGTTCCATGAATTCCCTTATATGGTGCCGCGCTGGTCAACCCGTTCCCGTGGCGTTTACGGGGACAGCCCGGCGATGCTTGCCTTGCCGGATGTGAAAATGCTCAACACCATGTCCAAAACCATGATCGTTGGCGCGCAGAAGGCGGTTGACCCACCCCTGCTGGCAACCGATGAAAATGCGGTGCGCGGTATCCGCACCAGCCCGGGTGGGATCATTTATGGCGGGTTGGATGCCAATGGCCGCCGGTTATATGAGCCGTTATTGACCGGTGGCAATTTGAATTTGGGGCTTGAAATTGAAGAACAGCGGCGGGGTGCCATCCGCGAAGCCTTTTTCCACTCCCTCATGCTCCTCGTGCAGCAACCCAACCAAACCGCGACCGAGGTGTTGGTGCGGCAGGAAGAAAAATTGCGCCTGATGGGCCCGCATCTTGGGCGCTTGCAATGCGAATTCCTGGATCCCTTAATCAGCCGCCAGTTTAATATGATGGTGCGGGCCGGGGCATTCCCCCCGTCACCGCCGGTGATGCAGGATTTGCTGAAATTACGGGTGGAATATGTCTCGCCCTTAGCCCGGGCGCAAAAATCCAGTGAAGGTACGGCGATTTTACGGGCGGTTGAGGCTTTATCACCCTTGGCGCAACTTGATCCCACCATCATGGATAATATTGATGCCGATGCCTATGCCCGCGCCATTTTGGATGCGTTCGGGGCACCCGCCCGTATCCTGCGTGACCCGCAAGCTGTGGAGGAGTTGCGTGCCAGCCGCGGGCAACAACAAAGCATGCAATCGATGTTGGCGGCGGCTAAGCCAATGGCCGGGGCCATGCGTGACTTGTCGCAGGCAGGCTTACCGGTGAAAGAGGTAGCTGATCAGCTGGATATGGCCATGGCCGAACCACCGGATCAGGAAATGCCGATGCCGGTTTCATGA
- a CDS encoding type IV secretion system DNA-binding domain-containing protein: MSSFFSIRFFYNLLGGVLMVGMLGAVLAIAGPLGFLMTLLLFIGSRFLHVRYGGGVFFIALAFVTGLWRIGWVLKWQWLAAPLKRVGIAYEQALAGFSLDKLFQGKIQLAKIWVSLWGKGFWVWMQDTRNWIEFIPIAFLCTGLMLLIWEFYTHRPWRWLFHGKAVTENLLVPPQLFTARASNNQVGAAKPIEDSGRTFIGKDKNSGAAVYLTDLQANTHTLILGTTGSGKTNLSCMIMESAINRAKPILYMDGKGDRVLVDNIASYAKKSGRPCYVIGIHTLTTYHPFITGGFSAKAERLALLLDSGLAADQAVLNYLAFMFSVFEWLGMQPNLGEISTYIRPGVLKKLLQEQKPASRDGRVIQFNQPAEEPLIPPETLEEVQRHLQGLVHSQIGHVFRSSGPSQQSTSPPNPSHLVIPQAIQQGAVICFSLPSLDMPAILSKLMQLILSDLKAFAAQQLQKTIKDNFFVIVDELGPLAGPPLIGLLNQSRAAGFNMVVTAQSLGDIARSQPEYRDYLLSQVIANCNNYIIQRQNNPDDARMLVEVIGMKEKYQLTWLDSQDGVRRVRDYVIQPDEIKRLKLGEAVMVTKSDHKLYKLRLSLSNILQEQG; encoded by the coding sequence ATGTCGTCATTTTTCAGCATCCGTTTTTTTTATAACCTACTTGGGGGAGTGTTGATGGTGGGAATGCTGGGCGCTGTCCTAGCTATTGCCGGGCCCCTTGGTTTTCTGATGACATTGCTGCTTTTTATAGGAAGCCGTTTCTTGCATGTCCGCTATGGAGGGGGGGTGTTTTTTATTGCTTTGGCCTTTGTTACGGGTCTTTGGCGCATAGGCTGGGTTTTGAAATGGCAGTGGCTGGCTGCCCCGTTAAAACGGGTTGGGATTGCCTATGAACAGGCCTTGGCAGGGTTTAGCTTAGATAAATTGTTCCAAGGCAAAATCCAGCTGGCCAAAATTTGGGTAAGTTTATGGGGAAAAGGGTTCTGGGTTTGGATGCAAGATACCAGGAATTGGATAGAATTTATCCCAATTGCCTTCTTGTGTACGGGTCTTATGCTGTTAATCTGGGAATTTTATACCCATCGGCCTTGGCGATGGCTGTTTCACGGGAAAGCGGTCACGGAAAACCTGTTGGTGCCACCCCAATTATTTACCGCCCGCGCCAGCAACAATCAGGTTGGCGCCGCTAAACCGATCGAAGATTCGGGCCGTACGTTCATTGGCAAAGATAAAAATTCGGGCGCAGCTGTTTATTTAACAGACCTGCAAGCGAATACCCATACCCTCATCTTGGGAACGACCGGAAGCGGTAAAACCAATCTTTCCTGCATGATCATGGAAAGCGCCATTAACCGGGCAAAACCGATCCTTTATATGGATGGCAAAGGCGACCGTGTTTTGGTGGATAATATTGCAAGCTACGCCAAAAAATCAGGCCGTCCTTGTTACGTTATAGGCATTCATACCCTGACAACCTATCATCCTTTTATCACAGGTGGTTTTTCAGCAAAGGCCGAACGGTTAGCCTTATTGCTGGACAGCGGTTTGGCGGCTGACCAGGCAGTTTTAAACTATTTAGCGTTCATGTTTTCTGTTTTTGAGTGGTTGGGGATGCAACCCAACCTAGGCGAAATTTCTACCTACATCCGCCCAGGGGTTTTAAAGAAACTGCTGCAGGAGCAAAAACCTGCTTCCCGGGATGGCAGGGTAATCCAGTTTAATCAACCAGCGGAAGAGCCATTGATTCCGCCAGAAACGCTTGAAGAGGTTCAGCGGCACCTGCAGGGGCTGGTTCATTCCCAGATTGGCCATGTTTTCCGTTCATCAGGGCCGTCTCAGCAATCGACATCGCCCCCAAATCCCAGCCATTTGGTAATTCCTCAAGCCATTCAGCAGGGGGCGGTGATCTGTTTCAGTTTACCAAGCTTGGACATGCCAGCGATTTTATCCAAATTGATGCAATTGATCTTAAGCGATCTAAAAGCCTTTGCCGCCCAACAATTACAAAAAACCATCAAAGACAATTTCTTTGTGATTGTTGATGAACTGGGCCCCTTAGCGGGCCCGCCATTAATTGGTTTATTGAATCAATCCCGGGCCGCTGGCTTTAATATGGTTGTAACCGCGCAAAGCCTTGGCGATATTGCGCGTTCCCAGCCTGAATACAGGGATTATCTATTAAGTCAGGTGATTGCCAATTGCAACAATTATATCATCCAGCGGCAGAATAACCCAGATGATGCCCGGATGTTGGTTGAAGTGATCGGGATGAAGGAAAAATATCAGCTAACTTGGTTAGATAGCCAGGATGGGGTCCGCCGGGTTCGGGATTACGTTATCCAGCCGGATGAAATAAAACGGCTGAAGCTTGGTGAGGCAGTGATGGTAACGAAAAGTGATCATAAGCTATATAAACTTCGCCTTTCTTTAAGCAATATATTACAAGAACAGGGGTAA
- a CDS encoding M48 family metalloprotease — translation MRYFAITVTAFANWLFVWQIGCFVIGVSQGDKILPRSSFEAQFGPLWWMGMSIAVIVILAVIGASPLNEWFSRLFFPMRRLVKREKERLQPLMQEIMRRYRQRTGKNKKVKLYIIDDPIPQAQALGHSTLILTQGLLASDDDQIAAVIGHELGHLYHGDSALLMAMRGINLLARIFGGIVAIFMADEPPKKRKKDDNDDSEGAISGFILMALLPFMLLAGVSKMIEGIAWFIVSLNSRRVEFRADRFSAELGYAAGLREFFEDISQIEYRPRYGFMVMYTNSHPPIANRLEQLEKFMEKKGQL, via the coding sequence ATGCGTTATTTTGCTATTACCGTGACTGCTTTTGCCAACTGGCTGTTTGTTTGGCAGATAGGATGTTTCGTCATAGGGGTATCGCAGGGCGATAAAATATTGCCAAGATCATCCTTTGAAGCTCAATTTGGCCCATTATGGTGGATGGGCATGTCCATTGCTGTTATTGTCATTTTAGCGGTTATTGGCGCCTCGCCATTAAATGAGTGGTTTTCGCGCCTGTTTTTCCCCATGCGTCGGCTGGTTAAAAGGGAAAAAGAACGCTTGCAGCCCTTGATGCAGGAAATCATGCGCCGCTACCGGCAAAGGACAGGGAAAAACAAAAAAGTCAAATTATATATTATCGATGATCCCATACCCCAAGCGCAGGCCCTGGGCCATTCCACCCTTATTTTGACCCAGGGGCTTTTGGCAAGCGATGATGACCAAATTGCCGCGGTGATCGGGCATGAATTGGGCCATTTATACCATGGTGACTCGGCGCTGCTAATGGCAATGCGGGGGATTAATTTGTTAGCACGGATATTCGGGGGCATTGTCGCTATTTTTATGGCGGATGAACCACCGAAGAAAAGAAAAAAGGATGATAACGATGATAGTGAGGGTGCTATCAGTGGCTTTATCCTAATGGCCTTGCTGCCCTTTATGTTATTGGCAGGGGTTAGCAAGATGATTGAAGGGATAGCCTGGTTCATTGTTTCTTTAAACAGCCGACGCGTGGAATTCCGTGCCGACCGTTTTTCGGCTGAACTGGGCTATGCGGCCGGGTTACGAGAATTTTTTGAAGATATTAGCCAGATTGAATATCGCCCCAGATACGGGTTTATGGTTATGTATACCAACAGCCATCCGCCCATTGCCAACCGGTTGGAACAGCTTGAAAAATTTATGGAAAAGAAAGGCCAATTGTAA